CTCCACGACCAGGGCGGGAATGCGAAAACCGTTCTTTGTCTTGAGCACATATGCGCCAGCGGTCATGTAATCGGTTAGACGCTCGATATCGTCGTCGTTAAGCGATCGGTGGTCCATCTCAATCCTTTCTGGAGAGCGCACGAATGCGCGCCTGCCGGCAGGCGTCGGCAGGTTGTTGGAGGTGATGGCGGTTTCCTTTAGATGAGGCCGGCTTGGCGCGCCGCTGCAACGCGGTTGATGTCCTCAATGGCTGCGTCAAAACGGTTCGCAGCGGTTTTCTCAAATGCGACGGCTTCGAAAGCGATAATGGCCAGTTGGACTGTCGCGAGCGATTTCATGCTTGCGGCAAGTTCGCCGGTCTCCGCAGCCTGCACCACTAGCTTTTTGCGTTCTTCTTTCAATGCGCCAAGATAATCTTGAACGGAACTCATGCCGCCGCCCTCGCGCCAATCGCAGTTTCAATCCAAGCCTCAACCTCGGCGCGGACGTAAGCGATTCGCTTCAAGCCGATCTGCACCGGCTGCGGGAAGCGGTTTTCTTTGGACATGCGGGCAAGCAGCACGCGCGACATAGTCGTTGCGGCTGCTGCTTCTTTCGGCGTCATCAGGCGCGGCTTGTTGTCATTCGCTGGAATGGTCATGGTGACTCCTCGAAGCCAAGACAGAGTCATGGCGTGAAATGGAACGAAGATTTTTGAGAAGGTTCGGTTGCCGGCTGATGCCGGTGAAGGTTAGGGGCGCTGGGCGCCAATGAGCCGGTTTTCCCGGCGCTGCTTTTTGGCGGGCACCACCCCACCGATTGCCGCAACCACCACAATTGCGACGCTCATTTAATAGACCGATTTTACAAATTTGTCAAGATTTGGAAACTGTTGAAACCTTGCTTTCGCAGTATTCGGTCCAGTCCTCCATCATGGCGCGCCGCTTCGCAAGCGCGTCACTCCGGCGATATGCTTGCTCAACGACATCACCCACGGCGTGGGCAAGGGCAGCTTCCGCAACCTCGCGGGGGTGGCCGGTGGTATCGCCTGCCCAGTCGCGGAAGGATGAGCGCAGACCGTGCAGCGTAATGGACTTGTCCTCTGACGCGGCCCGCAGACTTTTCACCATTGCCGTATCCGATATCGCCGCGCCTTCCTTGCCGCCCTCGAATACCAGGTCACCGGTCGCCGCCTGCTTACGCGCCTCAAGGATAGCCAGCATCCGGCCGGTGAGCGGAACACGGTGCTCACGTCCAGCCTTCATTCGCTCAGCCGGCACAATCCAAACCGCCTGAGCAAAATCGATTTCAGACCAGACTGCGCCGCGAACTTCGCCGGAACGTGAAGCGGTGAGGGCGGTAAACTCCACAGCCCGAGCCGAAACGGCGTCACTTGCCCGAAGCTTCGCCATAATGGCAGGCATGTCTTTATATGCCGCCGCTGCATGGTGGCCGCGCGTCAGCTTGCTGCGTGCGGGCAAGAGCTCTTTCAAGCCCCCGCGCCAGCTGGCCGGGTTATCACCGGTGAACAGCCCGCGTGCCCGCGCGTGGTCCAAAACCGCCGCGATTCGCATTCTGGTTCGGTCGGCGGTTTCTGGAATGGTGGTCCAGATAGGTTTCAGGGCTTCAACAACGTCGTCGCGTGTGATGTCGCCTACCGGCTTCTTGTGCAGCGGCTTTGCATATTCATCGAGCGTCATGCGCCATTGCGCCTTGTGCTTCTCATTCTTAAAGCTGGCTTCCTTCACGGCAATGACGTCTTCCATGACGTCGGCGAAGGTTTTGCGCGTGGCCAGATCCTCGCCGCGCGCCAGACGTGCGCGAACCTCATCCGCTTTTTCCCGTGCCAAGGCCAGCGGTACTGGTGCCGTGCCTTGGCCATAGCCGCCTAGACCGATCTCGACGCGCTTACCTGCGCGTTTGTATATAAAGACCCATTGGCGGCTGCCGCCGGCGCGCACGCGAAGGAAAAGGCCGTCGCCGTCGCCGTAAATACCCGGCTTTGTGAGCGTCTTTATCTTGGTCTCTGAAAGCTTATTGCGCGCCATGCTTCGCCCGTTGTCATAACTTTA
This region of Agrobacterium tumefaciens genomic DNA includes:
- a CDS encoding tyrosine-type recombinase/integrase codes for the protein MARNKLSETKIKTLTKPGIYGDGDGLFLRVRAGGSRQWVFIYKRAGKRVEIGLGGYGQGTAPVPLALAREKADEVRARLARGEDLATRKTFADVMEDVIAVKEASFKNEKHKAQWRMTLDEYAKPLHKKPVGDITRDDVVEALKPIWTTIPETADRTRMRIAAVLDHARARGLFTGDNPASWRGGLKELLPARSKLTRGHHAAAAYKDMPAIMAKLRASDAVSARAVEFTALTASRSGEVRGAVWSEIDFAQAVWIVPAERMKAGREHRVPLTGRMLAILEARKQAATGDLVFEGGKEGAAISDTAMVKSLRAASEDKSITLHGLRSSFRDWAGDTTGHPREVAEAALAHAVGDVVEQAYRRSDALAKRRAMMEDWTEYCESKVSTVSKS
- a CDS encoding helix-turn-helix transcriptional regulator, which produces MTIPANDNKPRLMTPKEAAAATTMSRVLLARMSKENRFPQPVQIGLKRIAYVRAEVEAWIETAIGARAAA